Proteins from a genomic interval of Quercus robur chromosome 9, dhQueRobu3.1, whole genome shotgun sequence:
- the LOC126700263 gene encoding uncharacterized protein LOC126700263 yields MSGHVLSHSSRMSLCSLHMLTQLQSQPLQFAHAHFLIGATFIKFEKETHILPLTHFHFSINFKSPHILMSGSQHLKNIDINVYYGGPLNNPGGIEGFPFTGPGIQCYPMMIRRKLKTLIDLKLKIMDELNLNSAWYDIKIIYRYPQEVLHERINYGYMAIKEDKHVKMMFNRIQKMPQVNAAELYISSEPLAEVDTEMVQQTTTSLQFTALDDGCTAMGGYTMGDYMLPSQDHVVNTGETLHCQETHLEEDDEDEDYVEDEDYVEDEDYVEDEDEDEDEDHATNDGESIDGVDEYEERIERGDLENDVDDHEVVPHFEEENMEFDDEDDADDDIGIQRDTNTTTGYRPPADSFYANTWENMFDPSRLLEPFVCTWQDGMHFCKGLTFANKSAVKRALTIYAANDNRNFITRRSNTTKLCVACVDDNCKWYVGAFKKNKLNGLWVVTSYVGPHTCIPFGLQRDGRMMDSNFVASEIVEKLRQNHTARIDELWEIIRTKYNHELSYYKVWDAKQKAIAKIFGDWEESYQRLRKLLLAYLDQDSGTKYSYHTIPRPYEGIAVLHYVYWAFAPCIAAFKYCRPVISIDGTHLYGKYKGVLMIAMATDANQKVLPLAFAVVDKESGPSWGWFLECVRTSIEHVIPKDGICIISDRHKGIKCAIREWPIGEDGREQVYHRYCLRHVASNFNTKFKDPTLKALALKAGYATHEAKFTSIMQTIKEAEINLLRGVDPTDRHILRYMPYTYLMSEDVDKWTQSQDGGRRYGAMTTNISECFNGVLKGARGLPIAAMVEFTWSKLVAYFYDRHEKILSDLSQGKVWSDYAMKIYNKNEQKTAGHTLRNFNHEIGVYQVVTPYNDHRGGGGNHSHEVHVIEQTCGCGKWQNLKIPCSHAIKVLKGLHLDATSYIDPCYSLNNAIQTYSHHFVVPKSESLWRDVRGPRWVPNPQLLRGKGRPVKSRLRNEMDGIQRERGSRREDPDLREIQPRQRCGVCHQEGHNRRCCPNSHGASTSGSAAN; encoded by the exons ATGTCTGGTCATGTCTTGTCCCACAGCTCCAGGATGAGCCTTTGCAGTTTGCACATGCTCACTCAGCTCCAGAGTCAGCCTTTGCAGTTTGCACATGCTCATT TTCTTATAGGAGCAACatttatcaaatttgaaaaagagaCCCACATCCTTCCTCTCACTCATTTTCATTTCAGCATAAACTTCAAGTCACCCCACATCCTCATGTCAG GTTCACAACATCTGAAGAATATTGATATAAATGTATACTACGGTGGACCTCTTAACAATCCTGGGGGGATTGAGGGATTTCCATTTACAGGGCCGGGTATCCAATGCTACCCCATGATGATACGTCGTAAGTTGAAGACGTTGATTGATTTGAAGTTGAAAATAATGGACGAATTGAATTTGAACTCTGCTTGGTATGACATCAAGATTATTTATCGTTACCCACAAGAAGTCCTACATGAACGGATAAATTACGGGTATATGGCGATTAAAGAAGACAAACATGTGAAGATGATGTTTAATAGGATCCAGAAAATGCCCCAAGTAAATGCTGCTGAGTTGTACATAAGTTCAGAGCCGCTTGCGGAAGTTGATACTGAGATGGTGCAACAAACAACTACGTCTTTACAATTTACAGCCCTTGATGATGGATGCACTGCAATGGGAGGGTATACAATGGGAGATTATATGCTCCCATCTCAAGATCATGTTGTAAATACTGGTGAAACCCTCCATTGTCAAGAGACACATTTAGAGGAGGATGACGAAGACGAAGACTATGTTGAAGACGAAGACTATGTTGAAGACGAAGACTATGttgaagacgaagacgaagacgaagacgaagatcaTGCTACAAATGATGGTGAAAGTATTGATGGTGTGGATGAGtacgaagagaggattgaaCGAGGTGACCTTGAGAACGATGTGGATGACCATGAAGTCGTTCCCcattttgaagaggaaaatatggagttcgatgatgaagatgatgcaGACGATGATATTGGCATCCAGCGTGATACAAATACGACCACTGGCTACAGACCTCCTGCCGACTCATTCTACgcaaatacttgggaaaatatgTTTGATCCTTCACGTCTATTAGAACCATTTGTTTGTACTTGGCAAGATGGGATGCATTTTtgtaaagggttgacttttgcaaataaatCGGCGGTGAAACGTGCATTGACAATATATGCAGCAAAtgataatagaaattttataaccCGGAGGTCGAACACCACAAAATTGTGCGTCGCATGCGTTGATGACAACTGCAAGTGGTATGTTGGGGCATTCAAGAAGAATAAACTTAATGGTCTGTGGGTGGTCACGTCTTATGTGGGTCCACACACTTGTATACCCTTTGGCCTGCAAAGAGACGGTAGAATGAtggattctaattttgttgcatCAGAAATTGTGGAAAAATTGCGACAAAATCACACTGCTCGTATTGATGAGCTCTGGGAGATCATACGTACTAAGTATAATCATgagctttcttactataaagtatgggacgcaaaacaaaaggcaattgcTAAGATATTTGGGGATTGGGAGGAGTCTTACCAAAGGTTGCGGAAATTGTTGTTGGCATACTTGGATCAGGACTCAGGTACCAAGTACAGCTATCACACCATACCTAGGCCATACGAAGGTATTGCGGTACTTCACTATGTATATTGGGCATTCGCTCCATGCATTGCTGCATTCAAATATTGCAGGCCAGTGATCAGTATTGATGGGACTCATTTGTATGGTAAATACAAAGGGGTGTTGATGATTGCAATGGCAACTGATGCTAACCAAAAGGTTTTGCCTCTCGCCTTTGCTGTTGTAGACAAGGAGTCAGGGCCTAGTTGGGGTTGGTTTTTAGAGTGTGTTAGGACTTCCATAGAGCATGTCATACCTAAGGATGGCATTTGCATTATTTCTGACCGACATAAAGGTATCAAATGCGCCATTCGAGAGTGGCCTATAGGTGAGGACGGAAGAGAACAGGTATATCATcgatattgccttcgacatgttgctagcaacttcaacacaAAATTTAAGGACCCGACTTTAAAGGCATTGGCCTTGAAAGCTGGATATGCAACTCATGAAGCAAAATTCACGTCCATAATGCAAACTATTAAGGAGGCCGAGATTAATTTACTGAGGGGTGTAGACCCTACTGATCGCCACATCCTACGCTATATGCCTTACACATATCTAATGAGTGAGGATGTTGATAAATGGACCCAGTCACAGGATGGTGGAAGACGTTacggggcaatgacaaccaatatcTCTGAGTGTTTTAATGGGGTACTTAAAGGTGCCCGCGGTTTGCCCATTGCTGCAATGGTTGAGTTCACATGGTCCAAACTTGTTGCATATTTCTACGATCGACATGAAAAAATTCTTTCTGATCTCTCTCAAGGTAAGGTGTGGAGTGATTATGCAATGAAGATCTATAACAAAAATGAGCAGAAAACTGCAGGACACACTCTGAGGAATTTTAATCATGAAATTGGTGTATATCAAGTGGTTACCCCGTATAACGATCATAGAGGTGGAGGAGGAAACCACAGTCATGAAGTGCACGTAATTGAGCAAACATGTGGTTGTGGGAAGTGGCAAAACTTGaagatcccttgttcacatgcaattaaagttCTTAAAGGTCTGCACCTCGATGCGACCAGCTATATTGACCCATGTTACAGTTTGAACAACGCCATTCAGACATATTCACATCATTTTGTGGTGCCAAAATCAGAGTCATTGTGGAGGGATGTTCGCGGACCACGATGGGTGCCTAACCCACAGCTGTTGCGGGGCAAAGGTCGTCCTGTGAAGTCAAGattaaggaatgaaatggatggGATACAACGAGAACGGGGAAGCCGGAGGGAAGATCCGGACTTGAGGGAGATTCAACCAAGGCAACGATGTGGAGTGTGTCATCAAGAGGGGCATAACCGCAGATGCTGTCCCAATTCCCATGGGGCTTCGACAAGTGGTAGTGCTGCAAACTAG
- the LOC126700265 gene encoding putative RING-H2 finger protein ATL21A has translation MNILKVTSSILFFFFFFFSFSYLATSTESCKNSVCSSNSPGIHFPFRIQSRQPESCGYPGFDLSCNNATQTVLLNLPYSGQFIVQGIDYTTQQIWINDPKNCLPKQLLSLNLSGSPFKGVYHQEFSFFNCSSGLLKDQLTPIICLSDSNHTIFATSSRRVAALLLSTCEFITNVSVPVQRPFYEQILSSDLNDDLWLTWDEPSGCGKCESRGGQCGFKTNSSHEIVCSNIPHQSGFPRSACYAIAVVVGVPGSLCLIGLLCFLFGKIESYIARRHIEIPEFNPTIAPLSKIMVGLGGSTIESFPKIVLGESWCLPKPNDNTCPICLSEYQPKETLKIIPKCQHCFHIECIDEWLSLNATCPICRNSLQ, from the exons ATGAACATTCTCAAAGTCACttcctccatcctcttcttcttcttcttcttcttctccttctcatACCTTGCAACCAGCACAGAGTCATGCAAAAACTCTGTTTGCAGCTCCAACAGCCCGGGAATTCACTTCCCGTTTCGGATACAAAGCCGTCAGCCAGAGTCATGTGGCTATCCGGGTTTTGATTTATCCTGCAATAATGCAACCCAAACAGTGCTTCTGAACCTGCCTTATTCAGGACAATTCATTGTCCAAGGGATAGACTATACCACACAGCAAATATGGATCAATGATCCAAAAAACTGCCTCCCTAAACAGCTTCTTTCGCTTAATCTCTCTGGTTCTCCCTTTAAGGGTGTATATCATCAAGAATTTTCATTCTTTAACTGCTCCTCTGGTTTATTGAAAGATCAATTAACACCTATTATTTGTCTTAGCGATTCAAATCACACAATATTTGCTACCTCGTCTAGAAGAGTTGCTGCACTTTTGTTATCAACTTGCGAGTTCATTACAAATGTTTCGGTTCCAGTTCAGAGGCCATTTTATGAGCAAATATTATCCTCAGACCTTAATGATGATCTCTGGCTAACTTGGGATGAACCTTCTGGTTGTGGAAAGTGTGAGTCACGAGGAGGGCAGTGTGGGTTCAAGACCAATTCAAGCCATGAAATTGTGTGCTCTAATATTCCTCATCAGTCCG GATTTCCAAGGAGCGCATGCTACGCCATTGCCGTTGTTGTTGGAGTACCGGGAAGTCTGTGCTTGATAGGGCTACTATGTTTTCTCTTTGGCAAGATCGAGTCCTATATTGCTAGAAGACACATTGAAATCCCAGAATTCAATCCTACAATTGCTCCACTGTCCAAAATTATGGTGGGCCTTGGTGGGTCCACAATAGAGTCATTCCCAAAAATAGTTCTTGGTGAGAGCTGGTGCCTACCCAAGCCCAATGACAACACTTGCCCAATATGTTTGTCAGAGTACCAGCCTAAAGAGACTCTAAAGATCATACCTAAATGCCAGCATTGTTTTCACATTGAATGCATTGATGAATGGCTTAGCTTGAATGCTACGTGTCCCATTTGTCGGAATTCTCTCCAATGA
- the LOC126700264 gene encoding putative RING-H2 finger protein ATL21B isoform X2, which translates to MNILKVTSSSLFFSFFFFFFFSFSYLATSTESCKNSVCSPNSPGIHFPFRIQSRQPESCGYPGFDLSCNNATQTVLLNLPYSGQFIVQGIDYTTQQIWINDPNNCLPKQLLSLNLSGSPFKGVYHQEFSFFNCSSGLLKDQLTPIICLSDSNHTIFATSSRRVAALLLSACKFITNVSVPVQWPFYEQILSSDLNDDLWLTWDEPSGCGKCESLGGQCGFKTNSSYEIVCSNVPHQSGFTRSTRYAITVGVGVPGSMCLLGLLCFLFGKIESYNARRHIEIPEFNPTIAPLPKIMVGIDGPTIESYPKIVLGESWCLPKPNDNTCPICLSEYQPKETLKTIPKCLHCFHIECIDEWLSLNATCPICRNSP; encoded by the exons ATGAACATTCTCAAAGTCACTTCCTCCagcctcttcttctccttcttcttcttcttcttcttctccttctcatACCTTGCAACCAGCACAGAGTCATGCAAAAACTCCGTTTGCAGCCCCAACAGCCCGGGAATTCACTTCCCATTCCGGATACAAAGCCGTCAGCCGGAGTCATGTGGCTATCCGGGTTTTGATTTATCCTGCAATAATGCAACCCAAACAGTGCTTCTGAACCTGCCTTATTCAGGACAATTCATTGTCCAAGGGATAGACTATACCACACAGCAAATATGGATCAATGATCCAAATAACTGCCTCCCTAAACAGCTTCTTTCGCTTAATCTCTCTGGTTCTCCCTTTAAGGGTGTATATCATCAAGAATTTTCATTCTTTAACTGCTCCTCTGGTTTATTGAAAGATCAATTAACACCTATTATTTGTCTTAGCGATTCAAATCACACAATATTTGCTACCTCGTCTAGAAGAGTTGCTGCACTTTTGTTATCAGCTTGTAAGTTTATTACAAATGTTTCGGTACCAGTTCAGTGGCCATTTTATGAGCAAATATTATCCTCAGACCTTAATGATGATCTCTGGCTAACTTGGGATGAACCTTCTGGTTGTGGAAAGTGTGAGTCACTAGGAGGGCAGTGTGGGTTCAAAACCAATTCAAGCTATGAAATTGTGTGCTCTAATGTTCCTCATCAGTCCG GATTTACAAGGAGCACACGCTATGCCATTACCGTTGGTGTTGGAGTACCGGGAAGTATGTGCTTGCTAGGGCTACTATGTTTTCTCTTTGGCAAGATCGAATCCTATAATGCTAGAAGACACATTGAAATCCCAGAATTCAATCCTACAATTGCTCCACTGCCCAAAATTATGGTGGGCATTGATGGGCCCACAATAGAGTCATACCCAAAAATAGTTCTTGGTGAGAGTTGGTGCCTACCCAAGCCCAATGACAACACTTGCCCAATATGTTTGTCAGAGTACCAGCCTAAGGAGACTCTAAAGACTATACCTAAATGCCTGCATTGTTTTCACATTGAATGCATTGATGAATGGCTTAGCTTGAATGCTACGTGCCCCATTTGTCGGAATTCTCCCTAA